The following are encoded together in the Microterricola viridarii genome:
- a CDS encoding VIT1/CCC1 transporter family protein: MSQFEEDTPTARANVGAPQPSGAELRRWRQYLANERAEAAVYRELAAHRTGEERAILLALAEAEGRHEAHWRELLGEQAGRPLRADIRTRTLAVLARRFGSIFVLALAQRAESASPYASDPHASAAMAADERIHEEVVRGLAARGRLRLSGTFRAAVFGANDGLVSNLALVLGIGATGVANSFVLFSGLAGLLAGALSMGAGEYVSVRSQRELLDASNPDPEADKVLPDLDVDANELVLVYRARGMEEEQAKLHAALVFSRLHAQGPPPTAPINAIDEHESVGSGWGAALSSFCFFASGAIIPVLPYLFGLQGLVAVIVAVVLVGIALLGTGAVVGLLSGAPPLKRALRQLAIGLGAAAVTYVLGLAFGVSVG, translated from the coding sequence ATGTCTCAGTTCGAAGAAGACACCCCGACTGCCCGCGCGAACGTCGGCGCGCCCCAGCCGAGCGGCGCCGAGTTGCGGCGATGGCGTCAGTACCTCGCGAATGAACGCGCCGAGGCGGCCGTCTATCGCGAGCTTGCCGCGCACCGCACCGGTGAGGAGCGCGCGATCCTGCTCGCACTGGCCGAGGCCGAGGGGCGCCACGAGGCGCATTGGCGTGAGCTGCTGGGGGAGCAGGCCGGGCGGCCGCTGCGCGCCGACATCCGCACCCGCACCTTGGCGGTGCTGGCCCGCCGTTTCGGCTCGATCTTCGTGCTGGCGCTCGCCCAGCGGGCGGAGAGCGCCTCGCCCTACGCCAGCGATCCGCACGCCTCTGCCGCCATGGCGGCCGACGAGCGCATTCACGAGGAGGTTGTGCGCGGCCTCGCTGCGCGCGGGCGGCTTCGCCTCTCCGGCACGTTCCGGGCCGCCGTGTTCGGCGCCAATGACGGCCTCGTCTCAAACCTCGCTCTCGTGCTCGGCATCGGTGCCACCGGTGTCGCAAACAGCTTCGTGCTGTTCAGCGGTCTGGCCGGTCTTCTCGCCGGCGCACTCTCGATGGGTGCGGGCGAGTATGTGTCGGTGCGCTCACAACGGGAGCTGCTCGACGCGTCAAACCCGGACCCCGAGGCCGACAAGGTGCTGCCGGATCTCGACGTCGATGCCAATGAGCTTGTCCTCGTCTACCGGGCCAGGGGCATGGAGGAGGAACAGGCCAAACTTCACGCCGCTCTGGTGTTCAGCCGCCTCCACGCCCAGGGTCCACCGCCCACCGCACCGATCAACGCGATCGACGAGCACGAGTCCGTCGGCAGCGGCTGGGGTGCTGCTCTGTCGAGCTTCTGCTTCTTCGCGTCGGGCGCCATCATCCCTGTGCTGCCCTACCTCTTCGGGCTGCAGGGTCTGGTCGCCGTCATCGTTGCCGTGGTCCTCGTCGGTATTGCCCTGCTCGGAACCGGCGCGGTCGTCGGACTGCTTTCCGGAGCACCGCCTCTGAAGCGCGCCCTCCGCCAGCTTGCCATCGGCCTCGGCGCTGCCGCCGTCACGTACGTGCTCGGCCTCGCGTTCGGCGTCTCGGTCGGCTAG
- a CDS encoding GNAT family N-acetyltransferase codes for MTANGTVKTERLLLRPLADEDTESVWAIHSDPLTNKYNPAGPMTEHVKAAELAREWAGNWTAGGHGYWAIEELQAPGSVIGFGGIRATRWRGREVYNLYYRLSPTVWGKGFAGELVAAAVAQWHELGERLPLIAYTTAENVPSQKTAASGGLTRRPDLDEVGSTYTDVVFALGLD; via the coding sequence GTGACTGCCAACGGAACCGTGAAAACCGAACGTCTCCTTCTTCGACCCCTCGCTGACGAAGACACGGAGTCGGTCTGGGCCATCCACTCGGATCCGCTGACGAACAAGTACAACCCAGCCGGTCCGATGACTGAGCACGTGAAAGCCGCGGAGCTGGCGCGGGAATGGGCCGGGAACTGGACCGCCGGCGGCCACGGGTACTGGGCCATTGAAGAACTGCAGGCGCCGGGATCCGTCATCGGTTTCGGCGGCATCCGGGCAACACGGTGGCGTGGCCGGGAGGTCTACAACCTCTACTACCGGCTGTCGCCAACGGTCTGGGGCAAGGGCTTCGCGGGTGAGTTGGTTGCGGCCGCCGTCGCGCAGTGGCACGAGCTCGGCGAGCGTCTGCCGCTCATCGCGTACACGACCGCTGAGAACGTGCCCTCGCAAAAGACGGCGGCAAGCGGCGGCCTGACGCGGCGGCCCGACCTCGACGAGGTGGGAAGCACGTACACCGACGTAGTGTTCGCCCTCGGCCTGGACTGA
- a CDS encoding DUF3097 domain-containing protein: MNDRYGSDVLAGDWRKAGRPVIPECEAVKDLVIEEVATGFCGAVVRIEKNIVTLEDYFGKLRLFPLGPGFLLDGKPVVLVAPKKAAPAGRGRTASGSFAVENVQARVALPSRIFVEGRHDAELVEKVWGADLRIEGVVVEYLEGVDDLDAIIRDFKPGPGRKVGVLVDHLVKGSKESRIADAVAAGPYGKHVLVVGHPYVDVWQSVKPERLGIKEWPTIPRNIEWKKGICASFGWPHAEQADIARAWQRILGQVRTFADLEPALLGRVEELIDFVTSP, translated from the coding sequence ATGAACGACCGCTACGGATCTGATGTGCTCGCCGGCGACTGGCGCAAGGCTGGCCGCCCAGTGATTCCCGAGTGCGAGGCCGTGAAAGACCTCGTGATCGAGGAGGTCGCGACCGGCTTCTGCGGAGCGGTTGTGCGCATCGAGAAGAACATCGTCACGCTCGAGGACTACTTCGGCAAGCTCCGCCTGTTCCCGCTCGGACCCGGCTTCCTGCTCGATGGCAAGCCGGTCGTGCTGGTCGCGCCGAAGAAGGCCGCACCGGCCGGGCGCGGGCGCACGGCATCCGGATCCTTCGCCGTCGAGAACGTTCAAGCCCGCGTAGCCCTGCCCAGCCGCATCTTCGTCGAGGGCCGGCATGACGCCGAGCTGGTCGAGAAGGTGTGGGGCGCCGACCTCCGCATCGAGGGCGTCGTCGTCGAGTACCTCGAGGGCGTCGACGACCTCGACGCCATCATCCGCGACTTCAAGCCGGGGCCGGGCCGCAAGGTCGGCGTGCTTGTCGACCACCTGGTGAAGGGCTCCAAGGAGAGCCGAATCGCGGATGCCGTCGCGGCCGGCCCCTACGGCAAGCACGTGCTCGTCGTCGGCCACCCCTACGTCGACGTGTGGCAGTCGGTGAAGCCGGAACGGCTCGGCATCAAGGAATGGCCGACCATTCCGCGCAACATCGAGTGGAAGAAGGGCATCTGCGCCAGCTTCGGCTGGCCGCACGCCGAGCAGGCCGACATCGCTCGCGCCTGGCAGCGGATCCTCGGCCAGGTGCGCACGTTCGCCGACCTGGAGCCGGCACTGCTCGGCCGGGTCGAAGAGCTGATCGACTTCGTCACCAGCCCGTAG
- a CDS encoding exonuclease domain-containing protein: MPLNFVGIDFETANFDRASVCAVVLTKVVDGRVESTESWFVSQPTGLDFTNTYLHGIGPEDVAGAPSWRDTLLRIELLAGGAPLVAYSPFDKGVYNAANNLTETRTSDFVFLDALAVVRHHCQLASHKLPLVTEHFGLPELDHHEAGADSLACALITMRVAEERGADTVEELWASIPLRDKGRVNRTRASTKRADLPQPSAEADPGHPLCGEVVCFSGDLDSYTRAEAQQLVASFAATVSGNVTKKTTLVVMGGFDPATLRPGATLSSKIQRAKELAAGVQAVEIVTEPTFLEIFSF, from the coding sequence ATGCCCTTGAACTTTGTTGGCATTGACTTTGAGACAGCGAACTTCGATCGCGCGTCTGTGTGTGCGGTAGTTCTGACCAAGGTGGTCGATGGTCGGGTTGAGTCGACCGAATCATGGTTTGTCAGTCAGCCGACAGGACTGGACTTCACGAACACGTACCTGCATGGAATCGGCCCAGAGGATGTAGCAGGTGCGCCATCGTGGCGGGATACTCTGCTGCGCATTGAACTCCTTGCGGGCGGGGCGCCGCTGGTTGCGTACAGCCCCTTCGACAAGGGTGTTTACAACGCGGCCAACAACCTCACTGAGACTCGAACGTCGGACTTCGTGTTTCTCGATGCATTGGCCGTTGTGCGCCATCACTGCCAGCTGGCCAGCCACAAGCTTCCTCTCGTCACTGAACACTTCGGTCTGCCGGAACTCGACCACCACGAAGCCGGTGCGGATTCGCTCGCGTGTGCCCTGATCACGATGAGGGTGGCTGAGGAGCGCGGCGCCGATACTGTGGAAGAGTTGTGGGCTTCGATCCCGCTCAGGGACAAAGGTCGAGTCAACCGGACTCGCGCCTCTACGAAGCGGGCTGACCTCCCGCAGCCGAGTGCTGAGGCTGATCCCGGCCACCCGCTCTGTGGCGAGGTTGTGTGTTTCTCCGGCGATCTGGACAGCTACACCCGTGCCGAAGCACAGCAACTCGTTGCTTCGTTCGCTGCCACGGTGTCCGGCAACGTCACGAAGAAGACGACTCTCGTCGTCATGGGAGGGTTCGATCCAGCCACGCTCAGACCTGGCGCAACGTTGAGTTCAAAGATTCAACGCGCCAAGGAGCTTGCGGCTGGTGTTCAAGCCGTCGAGATTGTCACCGAGCCAACGTTTCTCGAGATCTTTTCGTTCTGA
- a CDS encoding alpha/beta fold hydrolase, with product MDGKRTVVVGEDGTSIGLISAGSGDPLLLIHGGMGRAEHWDPLWTALSSRFRVTAMDRRGRGTSTDGPNYSAAAESADIISVIHHLAERSDRGVDVVAHSIGATFLVDAAADNPDVRRLVFYEPPGPETVAGGWANHITALVARGEVGRAAASFLRDVVGLSPGDIDRLREQSGGSDVLEIAAATLPREARALETIDFAGARTIWAPTLLLLGSTSLPWAGSITRQLESLIPHATVVELSGHGHEGIDTAPDLVLAELLAFFDQPTTPP from the coding sequence ATGGATGGCAAGCGGACGGTTGTTGTCGGCGAGGATGGCACATCGATCGGGCTGATCAGCGCAGGTTCGGGTGACCCGTTGCTCTTGATCCATGGAGGCATGGGGCGCGCGGAGCATTGGGATCCACTGTGGACCGCGCTGAGTTCGCGATTTCGGGTGACCGCAATGGACCGTCGCGGTCGCGGAACCAGCACGGACGGGCCGAACTATTCTGCGGCGGCTGAGAGCGCCGACATCATCTCAGTGATACATCATCTGGCCGAGCGGTCGGACCGTGGCGTCGATGTCGTGGCCCACAGCATCGGGGCGACGTTCTTGGTCGACGCGGCGGCCGACAACCCCGACGTGCGACGCCTCGTGTTCTATGAGCCGCCGGGGCCTGAGACAGTGGCCGGCGGCTGGGCGAACCACATCACCGCACTCGTCGCCCGCGGGGAGGTCGGCCGAGCTGCAGCGAGCTTCCTGCGCGACGTCGTCGGCCTTTCGCCCGGGGACATCGACCGGCTGCGCGAGCAAAGTGGAGGATCGGACGTTCTGGAGATCGCGGCCGCAACGCTTCCGCGGGAGGCACGCGCTCTCGAGACGATTGACTTCGCCGGCGCTCGCACGATCTGGGCACCCACACTTCTGCTTCTGGGAAGCACCAGCCTGCCCTGGGCCGGATCGATCACCCGACAGCTTGAGTCGCTGATACCGCACGCCACGGTCGTCGAGCTTTCCGGCCACGGTCACGAGGGAATCGACACTGCACCTGATCTCGTACTTGCCGAGCTCCTCGCCTTCTTCGACCAGCCGACAACGCCGCCTTGA
- a CDS encoding DNA glycosylase AlkZ-like family protein, translated as MVRSTSDLGLHLAAMSAWPPEGATVDWLQANRSFRHDVLDRLRDAGPLLSREVPDTSVVPWPSSGWTNNRNVTKMLEVLTARGEVATSGRIGRQRTWDLAERVYPAGVDIIPEPEAKRIRDERRLRALGIARAALVGDAGEPARVAGSKLAWRVDPDAVGKPFVGRTALLSPFDRLIHDRIRSEDLFDFQYILEMYKPTQARRWGYFALPILHEDRLIGKLDAVANRKSGVLAVNAIHEDVPFTSEATAAVRAQIDDLAGWMGLEVSEPRTASRTVRRHKMA; from the coding sequence ATGGTCCGTTCGACCTCCGACCTCGGACTGCATCTCGCCGCGATGTCGGCCTGGCCGCCCGAAGGCGCAACGGTCGACTGGCTGCAGGCGAACAGGTCGTTCCGCCACGACGTGCTCGATCGGTTGCGGGATGCCGGCCCGTTGCTTTCTCGTGAGGTGCCCGACACGAGCGTCGTTCCATGGCCGTCGTCGGGCTGGACCAACAACCGGAATGTCACCAAAATGCTGGAGGTGCTGACAGCAAGAGGCGAAGTCGCGACCAGCGGGCGAATCGGCCGACAGCGCACCTGGGACCTGGCCGAACGGGTCTACCCGGCGGGCGTCGACATCATTCCCGAGCCCGAGGCAAAGCGTATTCGCGACGAACGTCGGCTGCGAGCGCTCGGCATCGCCCGAGCTGCGCTGGTCGGTGACGCCGGAGAGCCCGCTCGTGTCGCGGGGAGCAAGCTTGCGTGGCGGGTAGATCCGGATGCCGTGGGCAAACCCTTCGTCGGCCGTACGGCACTGTTGTCGCCGTTCGACCGCCTCATCCATGACCGGATCCGGTCGGAGGACCTATTCGATTTCCAGTACATTCTGGAAATGTACAAGCCGACGCAAGCGCGGCGCTGGGGCTACTTCGCGCTACCGATCCTGCATGAGGATCGCCTGATCGGAAAGCTCGATGCCGTCGCGAACCGCAAGAGCGGCGTACTGGCCGTCAACGCAATCCACGAGGACGTGCCGTTCACGAGCGAAGCCACGGCGGCCGTGCGCGCCCAGATCGACGACCTGGCGGGCTGGATGGGACTCGAGGTGTCGGAACCTCGGACCGCAAGCCGGACGGTCCGCCGGCACAAAATGGCGTGA
- a CDS encoding error-prone DNA polymerase has translation MGWSNPPRSWAEMERTLSDKPQRPNSRPESPLSRKREPYRPKTIETEHAGTVVPYAELHVHSHYSFLDGASSPEQLLEEAKRLGLSGIALTDHDGFYGVVRLAETAESYPEVKTIFGAELSLGLGSPQNGIADPEGSHLLVLARGEAGYHRLAAAITDAQLAGAEKGRPLYDLEQLGAQSGGQWLILTGCRKGAVRQALAAAPTPAEGAPAAAAALAELVRLFGHGNVAVELFDHGHPLDSTVNDVLAALARDAGLPVVATNVVHYATPSEHRLASAVSAVRARRSLDEMDGWLPASDGAHLRSGAEMAARFARFPGAVEQTVVYAEELAFTLRSARPGLPKQDVPDGHTPMSWLRELVWQGAARKYPGMTPAMRTRIERELDVIELKDFPGYFLIVYDIVREARSRGILCQGRGSAANSAVCYLLDITAVDSIFYDLPFERFLSSIRDEEPDIDVDFDSDRREEIIQYVYAKYGRHNAAQVANVISYRPKVAVRDMAKALGYSPGQQDAWSRQMERWGNQVKAADPEAEIPPAVAELATQLLTFPRHLGIHSGGMVLTDRPVGEVCPIEHARKENRTVLQWDKDDCAWMGLVKFDLLGLGMLAALQYAFDMARDTLGEEWSLDTMPKEEAGVYDMLCRADSIGVFQVESRAQMGTLPRLKPRRFYDLVVEIALIRPGPVQGGAVHPYIRRKTGKEPITYLHPKLEPVLERTCGIPIFQEQLMQMAVAVGNCTAEDADLLRRAMGSKRGVEKIGKLKAKLYAGMAENGIDLATSDLIYAKIEAFANFGFAESHSLSFALLVYASSWIKLHYPGVFLAALLRAQPMGFYSPQSLTADARRHGVEVLRPDILRSGVHAVLEELDGAHATGRDSCLDKLQPPVPEGFERSQPNETAEHRRDGAYAVRLGLADVSGIGEGLAERIITERQERGSYRSMADVSRRVGLDTAQLEALAAAGAFSALGMERREALWSAGDAAQDKAQYLEGSVVVLQPPLLPILSASEQVVYDLWATGISPDDHPVRHVRASLDRRGALPVASLETWESGRRIEVGGVVTHRQRPGTAGGITFLNIEDETGTLNVIASVGVWDRYRRIARESPALIVRGMLERTEEGVVNLLADRFEALTVNAAQRSRDFR, from the coding sequence ATGGGCTGGAGTAACCCGCCACGGTCGTGGGCCGAGATGGAACGCACCCTCTCGGACAAGCCGCAGCGCCCGAACAGCCGTCCGGAGAGCCCGCTCTCCCGCAAGCGCGAGCCCTACCGGCCGAAGACCATCGAGACCGAGCATGCCGGAACCGTCGTGCCCTACGCCGAGCTGCACGTGCACTCCCACTACAGCTTCCTCGATGGCGCCAGCTCGCCAGAGCAGCTTCTCGAGGAGGCCAAGAGGTTGGGCCTGTCCGGCATCGCGCTCACCGACCACGACGGCTTCTACGGCGTGGTGCGGCTGGCCGAGACGGCCGAGAGCTATCCGGAGGTTAAGACGATCTTCGGCGCCGAGCTCTCGCTCGGCCTCGGCAGCCCGCAGAACGGCATCGCCGACCCGGAGGGCAGCCACCTGCTGGTGCTGGCCCGCGGCGAGGCCGGCTACCACCGGCTGGCCGCGGCCATCACCGACGCGCAGCTGGCCGGGGCCGAGAAGGGCCGGCCGCTCTACGACCTCGAGCAGTTGGGCGCGCAGAGCGGCGGGCAGTGGCTGATCCTGACCGGATGCCGGAAGGGCGCCGTGCGGCAGGCGCTGGCCGCCGCACCGACACCGGCGGAGGGGGCGCCGGCCGCGGCCGCCGCTCTCGCCGAGCTCGTGCGCCTGTTCGGCCACGGCAACGTCGCCGTCGAGCTGTTCGACCACGGGCACCCGCTGGACAGCACCGTGAACGACGTACTCGCCGCCCTTGCGAGAGACGCCGGCCTGCCCGTCGTGGCGACGAACGTGGTGCACTACGCGACGCCGTCGGAGCACCGGTTGGCCTCGGCCGTCTCCGCCGTGCGGGCCCGGCGGAGCCTGGACGAGATGGACGGCTGGCTGCCGGCATCCGACGGCGCGCACCTGCGCTCCGGCGCCGAGATGGCGGCCCGGTTCGCCCGCTTCCCGGGGGCGGTCGAGCAGACGGTGGTCTATGCGGAGGAGCTGGCCTTCACGCTGCGCAGCGCCCGCCCCGGGCTGCCGAAGCAGGACGTGCCCGACGGCCACACCCCGATGAGCTGGCTGCGCGAGCTGGTCTGGCAGGGCGCCGCCCGCAAATACCCGGGCATGACGCCGGCGATGCGCACCCGGATCGAGCGCGAGCTGGATGTGATCGAGCTGAAGGACTTCCCCGGTTACTTCCTCATCGTCTACGACATCGTGCGGGAGGCGCGCAGCCGCGGCATCCTCTGCCAGGGCCGCGGCTCGGCGGCGAACTCGGCCGTCTGCTACCTGCTCGACATCACCGCGGTCGACTCGATCTTTTACGACCTGCCGTTCGAGCGCTTCCTCTCCAGCATCCGCGACGAGGAGCCGGACATCGACGTCGACTTCGACTCCGACCGGCGCGAGGAGATCATCCAGTACGTCTACGCCAAGTACGGCAGGCACAACGCGGCGCAGGTCGCGAACGTGATCAGCTACCGGCCCAAGGTGGCGGTGCGCGACATGGCCAAGGCGCTCGGTTACAGCCCCGGCCAGCAAGACGCTTGGTCGCGGCAGATGGAGCGCTGGGGCAATCAGGTGAAGGCCGCAGACCCCGAGGCCGAGATCCCGCCCGCCGTCGCCGAGCTGGCCACGCAGCTGCTGACCTTCCCGCGCCACCTCGGCATCCACTCCGGTGGCATGGTGCTCACCGACCGGCCCGTCGGCGAGGTGTGCCCGATCGAGCACGCCCGCAAGGAGAACCGGACCGTACTGCAGTGGGACAAGGACGACTGCGCCTGGATGGGTCTGGTCAAGTTCGACCTGCTCGGCCTCGGCATGCTCGCCGCCCTGCAGTACGCCTTCGACATGGCCCGTGACACCCTCGGCGAGGAGTGGAGCCTGGACACGATGCCGAAGGAGGAGGCCGGCGTCTACGACATGCTCTGCCGGGCCGACTCGATCGGTGTGTTCCAGGTGGAGAGCCGGGCGCAGATGGGCACACTCCCCCGGCTGAAGCCCCGCCGCTTCTACGACCTCGTCGTCGAGATCGCCCTGATCCGGCCCGGGCCCGTGCAGGGCGGCGCCGTGCACCCGTACATACGGCGGAAGACCGGCAAGGAGCCGATCACCTACCTGCACCCGAAGCTGGAGCCGGTGCTGGAGCGCACCTGCGGCATCCCGATCTTCCAGGAGCAGCTGATGCAGATGGCCGTCGCGGTCGGCAACTGCACGGCGGAGGACGCCGACCTGCTGCGCCGGGCAATGGGTTCCAAGCGCGGCGTTGAGAAGATCGGCAAGCTGAAGGCCAAGCTGTACGCCGGCATGGCCGAGAACGGCATCGACCTGGCGACATCCGACCTCATCTACGCCAAGATCGAGGCCTTCGCGAACTTCGGCTTCGCCGAGAGCCACTCGCTGAGCTTCGCTCTGCTGGTCTACGCCAGCTCGTGGATCAAGCTGCACTACCCCGGCGTCTTCCTCGCCGCGCTGCTGCGCGCCCAGCCGATGGGCTTCTACTCGCCGCAGTCGTTGACGGCGGATGCCCGGCGCCACGGTGTCGAGGTGCTGCGCCCCGACATCCTGCGCTCCGGGGTGCACGCCGTGTTGGAGGAGCTGGACGGGGCGCACGCTACCGGGCGCGACAGCTGCCTCGACAAGCTGCAGCCACCCGTGCCGGAGGGCTTCGAGCGCTCGCAGCCGAACGAGACGGCAGAGCACCGCCGCGACGGCGCCTACGCGGTGCGGCTCGGCCTGGCCGACGTCTCCGGTATCGGCGAGGGGCTGGCCGAGCGCATCATCACCGAGCGGCAGGAGCGCGGCTCGTACCGCAGCATGGCCGACGTCTCGCGCCGGGTGGGCCTGGACACCGCCCAGCTGGAGGCGCTGGCCGCGGCCGGCGCATTCTCGGCGCTCGGCATGGAGCGGCGGGAGGCGCTGTGGAGCGCCGGCGACGCCGCCCAGGACAAGGCGCAGTATCTGGAGGGCTCCGTGGTGGTGTTGCAGCCGCCGCTGCTGCCGATCCTGAGCGCCTCGGAGCAGGTGGTCTACGACCTCTGGGCCACCGGCATCTCGCCGGACGACCACCCGGTGCGGCATGTGCGCGCGTCACTGGACCGGCGCGGCGCCCTCCCCGTCGCCAGCTTGGAGACGTGGGAGTCCGGCCGCAGGATCGAGGTTGGCGGCGTCGTCACGCACCGGCAGCGGCCGGGCACTGCCGGCGGCATCACCTTCCTCAACATCGAGGACGAGACGGGCACCCTCAACGTGATCGCCAGCGTCGGCGTGTGGGACCGCTATCGGCGGATCGCCCGGGAGTCCCCCGCGCTCATCGTGCGCGGCATGCTGGAGCGCACAGAGGAGGGCGTGGTGAACCTGCTCGCCGACCGCTTCGAGGCGCTCACGGTGAATGCGGCGCAGCGTTCCCGCGACTTCCGCTGA
- a CDS encoding DNA polymerase Y family protein: MQGSEKLGRTIVLWLPDWPVTAARQLSEPDEAGDPAAPLALIEHGLVFACSAAARAAGVQRGLKLREAQSRCPDLLTVPYDPAHDARAFEPILAQLEQLVPGVQLIRPGTVAIRARGPVRFYGGEEQAAAALLDGLNAHGSLGDAGEPGVRVGIADGPFAAGQAARATTAERPVLLIPEGASAAFLAPFPIGILVDTRMGTLLRRLGVTTLGEFAALPAVDVHRRFGAIGAEAHALAGAADGRVVVARTVPKDFDAVIEFEPPLDIVEQVAFGIRAAADEFVEALTRSRLVCTAIQVQLVTERGTVSERSWLHPRWFTAADVVDRVRWQLQGGASIGSGLRSGIARVRVSPERVDSTGNHEQGLWGTGPDERIHHGLTRVQSMLGHEGVGTAVIAGGRMLAERAVFVPWGDAPPPAAPGSTGAPWPGSLSGMAPATVFSTTVADRQPVTVLDEHGDGVDVDARGMLSGTPASLGIGGAAPRGLRAWAGPWPVVERWWDAASARRLYRFQMVDAAGMAWLLAYEINDAAIDSGTDALWWAEAKYD; the protein is encoded by the coding sequence ATGCAGGGATCGGAGAAACTCGGGCGCACCATCGTGCTCTGGCTCCCCGACTGGCCGGTCACGGCGGCCCGCCAGCTCAGCGAGCCCGATGAGGCCGGTGATCCCGCCGCGCCGCTGGCGTTGATCGAGCACGGCCTGGTCTTCGCCTGCTCCGCCGCGGCACGGGCCGCCGGCGTGCAGCGGGGCCTGAAGCTCCGCGAGGCGCAGTCGCGCTGCCCCGATCTGCTCACCGTGCCCTACGACCCCGCCCACGACGCGCGCGCCTTCGAGCCGATCCTGGCCCAGCTGGAACAGCTCGTGCCCGGTGTACAGCTGATCCGGCCAGGAACGGTCGCGATCCGTGCCCGCGGGCCGGTGCGTTTCTACGGCGGCGAGGAGCAGGCGGCCGCCGCACTGCTCGACGGGTTGAACGCGCACGGATCACTCGGCGATGCCGGCGAGCCTGGGGTGCGCGTCGGCATCGCCGACGGCCCCTTCGCCGCAGGCCAGGCCGCACGCGCCACCACCGCAGAGCGCCCCGTGCTGCTGATCCCGGAGGGGGCCTCCGCCGCCTTCCTCGCCCCGTTTCCCATCGGCATCCTCGTCGACACCCGGATGGGCACGCTGCTGCGCCGGCTCGGCGTCACCACCCTCGGCGAGTTCGCCGCGCTGCCCGCCGTCGATGTGCACCGCCGTTTCGGCGCCATCGGGGCCGAGGCGCATGCTCTGGCGGGGGCCGCCGACGGCCGCGTCGTGGTGGCCAGGACGGTGCCGAAGGACTTCGACGCGGTGATCGAGTTCGAACCGCCGCTGGACATCGTGGAGCAGGTTGCCTTCGGCATCCGCGCCGCCGCCGACGAGTTCGTCGAGGCACTGACCCGCTCCCGCCTGGTCTGCACGGCCATCCAGGTGCAACTCGTCACCGAGCGCGGCACCGTCTCTGAGCGCAGTTGGCTACACCCGCGCTGGTTCACGGCGGCGGATGTCGTGGACCGGGTGCGCTGGCAGCTGCAGGGCGGAGCATCCATTGGCAGCGGCCTGCGCTCCGGCATCGCGCGGGTACGGGTGAGCCCCGAGCGAGTGGACTCCACCGGTAACCACGAGCAGGGCCTGTGGGGAACCGGGCCAGATGAGCGCATCCACCACGGGCTCACCCGCGTGCAGAGCATGCTCGGCCACGAGGGAGTCGGCACGGCCGTCATCGCGGGCGGGCGGATGCTCGCCGAGCGCGCGGTCTTCGTGCCGTGGGGCGACGCCCCACCGCCCGCCGCCCCCGGCTCGACCGGGGCACCCTGGCCGGGCAGCCTGAGCGGCATGGCCCCTGCCACGGTCTTCAGCACAACCGTCGCCGACAGGCAGCCCGTCACGGTGCTGGACGAGCACGGGGACGGCGTCGACGTCGACGCCCGCGGCATGCTGAGCGGCACCCCGGCGAGCCTCGGCATCGGCGGCGCCGCCCCGCGGGGGCTGCGCGCCTGGGCGGGGCCGTGGCCGGTCGTCGAACGCTGGTGGGATGCGGCATCCGCCCGCCGGCTCTACCGCTTTCAGATGGTGGATGCCGCCGGCATGGCCTGGCTGCTGGCCTACGAGATCAACGACGCCGCCATCGACAGCGGCACCGACGCCCTGTGGTGGGCGGAAGCGAAGTACGACTGA